The Branchiostoma floridae strain S238N-H82 chromosome 1, Bfl_VNyyK, whole genome shotgun sequence sequence TATATGTCCAAGCTTTCAAGTttggtgtgattttttttttacatgttggcCCGTTGTTTAATACTTTTCTCCTCTCTCCTAGCTCCCCCTTTTCCGCAATGGAATATAACCCATGGTCGCTGGCCAATGGGCTGCCTAGTATTCATATTGCGCAATGCAGATGAAACGTAAACCAAGCTGATTACGAGAACAACAGTCATTTCGCTGCCAGACAGAGGGGAGACAACACGTGTCTGAGACTGGTCTCTGATGATTAATTACGACTGACCCCACGAAGTCAACTCACTCATCTGCACTTCGGTAAGTAACTCAGCTTTTACTTCTGCATAGTCAAGAGGATCTTAGAATAATGGAACGCGTTCTTTGGTCAGAGCCAGGTATAGTTAGATTATGAACTTGATTTAATTGCTAGTTTGGGATTTTTGAAATTCATACTGCAATTGACCTGTCCTTTTTGGCATTGTTGTTGCAGGGGCTCATCATAAAGATAAACAAGATCAAAAGAAGTACAACTATAATTCTTGCAGTGGAAAGGAAACATCTCATCACCATGGACGTCTTATTCTATTTCTTATCACTTTTattattcttattcaaaagcgaatcaacattttcaaatattttgttgGGCTAAAgggttcaggtacaggttaaTATGTGTGGGTCTCTGATCTTTGCACAGGTCGGGCAAATGAGATCCACACGAATTCAAGGGACGTCGGTGGCTTTCACTGAAAGACTAGCTGTATCACTGAAGGGAAGGACATCCGTGTGCAAATTGCTACAAGGGGATCGAGGCTGAGAGCCATATGCAAAACCCGAAACAACGTCGACCGAAGGAGCAAGGCCATGAGAGGGAAATGCCAGACCGGCAGCAGAGCCGCGGGCGGCCAACCGATTGCGCTGCTTTTGAGGGAAAAACTGAGTGCAGTTAGAGAATTCATGGACTGACGTACACGTACTATCTGCGTTATTTGACTTATACGAATACGTGTTGTCTAGTCTATTAGGTCATATTTagtaatgtaaaaaataattcaattcaCCTAGACAACGATGGATATACGAATGGTGGACATCCTAACCAAACGTATATGaaaactttattgacacgacaaaagtacagcgactttcgtgaGGATTATAACAACTATTTACAGTACAGCTAAGCAGACGTATATGCATATTtacagatatgaataagtcaacatgctGTTTCTAGCATTCCATTTACATAATTCGAACATTGCCTTCAAATGTCTTGAGTTACAAACGAACTTTTACCAATCTAACGTTTGCGGGAGTTTCTTAACGATAAAAATAcacgtccgtgcagccgtttacTTTTGGGTTGTAGCAGCCGTTTACTTTTGGGCTGTAGCAGCCTTTCACTCCGTCACTTACAAGAAGATACAACGCAACGTTTGCTAGATGTAATTAGTCTGtagtattgtactatgattgtTATTCTTAAACAGTTATTCGTTTGATGACGTGAACTACAACAGACCGAGatgtacttagtctagtaataTGAGCGATATTGAATGATGTGTGTAGCTGTCTGTCAGGTAAGGCAGGATACAAAGACGAGAGATTTCAACGGCAGTTCAGGAGAGCAGACATTTGTCTAGTACTGAGACAGAATGTGAATACAAGAGATTTCTAAGGTAAGAGAGTTCAGTTCAGGAGAGGCAATAGAGAACTTCAGTTAAGGCCAAAGAGAGATAGCATTATTATGAAGTCTATTATATTGTTAAAAGTCTTCTGTACCCAGCGTGCGGAAATTCTTGTCTCTTcattgtcatttctttatccttcATGTGCTGATCTTCGAATTTCAGTTGGCAACTAAAGGaacctgtatatatttgttacatgtctAAGCCTCTGTCGTTGGGGATCTCGTCGTAACTTTCTTAACtttacaacacactaacccttcatgcttgtggctcttgccgtcctgccgtttccgacaagagtacaagatcatatttcctaaccatcccatccaatcccttcatacaacacactaacccttcatgcttgtgtctcttgccgtcctgccgcttccgacaagagtacaagatcctatttcctaaccatctcatccaatcccttcatacaacacactaacccttcatgcttgtgtctcttgccgtcctgccgcttccgacaagagtacaagatcatatttcctaaccatcccatccaatcccttcatacaacacactaacccttcgTGCTTGTggtcttgccgtcctgccgtttccgacaagaccacaagatcacgtTTCCTAACCATCCaattccttcatacaacacactaagccttcatgcttgtggctcttgccgtcctgtcGTTTCCGATGAGACCACAAGATCACGTTTCCTAGTCATCTCAtaacttcatacaacacaccaaTCCGTCATATTCCAAATGGCGCCAGCGCCACCCTTCCCGTCATACACcgtaaaacaaaatggcggcgcccataaaAGCCAACgaaaacagaacaggttttgctaccgcaaacctgtaataatTCTGTTGCCCACATGTCCTGAGCAAATGAGAGGTCAACTGAGGTGAAAGATTTTATAGGGCGTCTACTGCACAAAAAGTATTGCCTTCTAGGATTTGCACAATTGGTCACATAAGAGTTACAATTTTGTCAATCCAAAATCTTACAAAGCAATTTATATAGAGTTCTTATAAAGCGCAAAGTTTGTATTTCGTACAATGTTCAGTTAtttttgatgtaagaaaagaTTTGGCTGACAGATATTTTAGGCATTATTTTGACTAGAGGAGACGATTTGAAAGGTTGAAAGGTCAAAGGTTTCCAAGATGGCAGCGGGAGAGTTGGGAGGTAGAGCCGAGCTGGAGACCGAGCTGGAAAAACTCGGCATTCAAACGGAAACTATCGAACATCCGGAGGTAAGGACGATTTTTATATCATAGGGTGACAAAAGGAACGATTGTAGTGGTTGGGGTGACGAAATCATGGCGGGAAAGATTGATAAAAGGGTACGACAGCTGGGCGGTGCCGAATTTCCATCCTGTTAGGGAGTGTGTCATCTGGAGCTGgttatgtgtatgatttgtttaCTCAGCTTGAAAATGTAGGTCAACCTGCATGCCTTAGCTTTTGTTAGCTCTGGGTGTCGTTGAACTTTCTGAAAATAGGTCGTCAGCGACAAATGTGGTACTAAAACGTATGTCTATGAAAAGGCTGAgctgaagattttttttacaataagtaacgggagggggccatacttcgacaggggtccaaagttcgacaggttttaaaaatcattgttgcggagaaatgcatagaggcctgcacatgagaagtacactagctgtagactaaaccttgttgtaaataactacaaaggcggggtatgtgtcgaaattagcaagtcccacagataacgattgaaaaacttgcacaagtttgacgccttccgtgcaagttgacgagcgaacgtatcgagaccatggcccgggaaactcttgaattattcttcgcaaaatacgacatgtgaaaaaatatcaccacacatagaaatgatgtttattagccttccgaaaaataatatctgtgttctgttctgcctttaactggcttggataaacggagctaaaatgatgccacaatgttcagccagtcggggccccgccattttactatcacgcacgcaggcgggcgagcgatgctcaacacgttgaactcagtcaacccgtccgtagagcgacaaacattcaagaaaaatcgatctctaccgactaaaaaatcctgtagccgttgctgctgccaaaagacaggatgaaatggcaatcaaggaagccgaaaagcgaaaatgccgTCACAGTCCAACGTAACActgcgctgccgttttgcggcaagttggtctcaccgtgagaggtaaacgttttaacacaccgtatttgaataagtcgcgtaatacaaaatatgacccatatttggtacaaaaaaaatataatgaagacttttagtgctattctatttgcataagttgtttaaaaatgcacggcgatggtctggttgttactatgtcggagtttggaccccttttttgtgttggaacgttctgctaggacgcaagccgaaaacctgccgtaagtttcgtgcgctgtcaaagtacagtgcggaacgctactgttaaatgaaatatatatctgtacagcttcaataacagttatatggatgcatacaagatcttaacttgtttttgatgagttcactgtaaaatgtacattgacaaaagccatgcgcatccacttagaacgggtgtcgaagtatggccccctcccgttaataATCTAACGTTAGATTCTTTTGCACTAACGGGTTATGTTATGGATTTTTTTAACGGTATTGATACTGAGGAGGATGTTCCTGTCATAAGGGCTTCTTCATGCACTATTGACAGGGATGGTTTGGAACCAATCAGAAACCAAGGAATGGCACCAATGATACTGATAGCTTACCACGATGATCCTGACGATGATCTTGTGAATAACAACTTAATAACATCACATGATCTTGATCTTAACAATAACTTGTATCAACATTCCCAATTATAATCAACTGTTGAATGGATGTAACATTATATGGATTCCATACTAATCACTGCATTTCTAGACTGTCAGACTTTTTCTATCAATAACACTTCTAGTGCACTATTGATCATGTTAACAGCCATTTGGAAATgcagacatttaaaaaaatgtctttatgttgtttacattgtttcAGGTATTAACAGTAGATGTGATGGTAAAGTATTACAAATGCATCACATGTATCAGGTGCACACACATTAATTGTCCATTTCCCCCAGGTGTTCACAGTGGAGGAGATGATGAAGTATGTGTCACATGCACCAGGTGCTCACTCCAAGAACTTGTTCCTCAGagacaagaagaaaaagaaccTCTGGGTTTTGACTATTCTTCACAATAGACAGGTCAGTAATATAACTTATGTGGTGTAAAGTGTTACTCATCCTTATTTATGCAATGTTGGCTCAGCTGTTCTGGGAAAGTAACACAACTGTATTTTTGGGACATTTTATGTCTCTTATGGCACTTTTCTGCACAGACAGTATAGTAGGTTTGAACCTTTTAACTCATTTCTATATTTAgttatttatgtttttgttcaatGGAAAAGACAGAACAGATAATTGtctttttacaacttttttctTGCAAAACTAAACtagcatttcttttttttacatgtatgagAACTGAAAGAAATGCATATACATTGGGAGTAAAACAATACATTTAAAAGAGATAGATTACAGTATAAGATGtcaatgtcatatttttgtgCTACATGCAGGTAAATCTAGGCTGGTTAGCCAAACAACTCGGTGCGGGATCTGGCGGCGTTCGCTTCGCTGATGAGTCCATCATGCTGGAGAAACTGGGCGTCGGGCAAGGCTGCGTGACCCCTCTCGCGCTCTTCAATGACAAGAAGGGCGAGATCAAGTTCCTCCTGGATGCAGACATCGCGGAGGGCAGTCACGAGAAGATTTTCTGCCACCCGATGACGAACGCTGCTTCCATGGGGATGTCTGTTCAGGACTTCCTCAAGTTTGTCAAGGCAACAGGACATGAACCTAAACTAATACAATTTGAACCACTAGTATGATCAAGATGTTACCTGAATACTGTTGCAAAGCCATGTGCATACCATTTTAATTTGTTGGTCTTCAGATTCAAAGAATACTGAAATGGAACATCAACATGGAAACAGAGTCTGATAAAAACCAAGAAAATAGATTGGTTTGGTCTAATGGATTATTTCTACTTACACCTGGTTTAacgtttctttcttttaaagttGTAAATAAACTTAAAACTTAACTTGTCTTGGAGATGGGTGTGCTGCTAGCCAGGCAAATGTCTACCTCTGTAGTATATGTTGTTTGAGAAAGGTGTAGTTTGGGTATTTTTGGTTGATAGTTTTCAAAAGTGGTTACATCTAACAGAATACTGCTGACCTTTTTTTGATATTGCACGAGTTAAGAACTATGGATGGCTAAATTGGTATGACTTTTGTGCCGAATAAAAATGGTAGGATTTGCTGTGCATCGCGTCTGTTGAAAACATGGTGGGAAAGTTTGAAAAGCTGAGATGTGCAGGAGCCTGCAGCAATTCATTTGATAGCCCCTAGCTTAATTGAAAACATTCATATACCTAGGTGAAACATGCATTAATTTTGGAGTGTGATAATTAATTGATAAGCTATATGATAGGTAGTGTTTTATAGGTGTGATTTAACTTTAAAGTGTGATAATTTATTGATAAGCTATATGATAGGTAGTATTTTAGAAGTCTGATCAAGAAGGTTCTatgttgaatacaggaatgtcACCTGTATGTGGCTGTTATACAGGATTAATATTAAGTAATCATGACTTTCTCAAAGGCTGGTTGTGTGTAGCTCCCAAAGCTGTTCCCGGCTGAAGTGAAATACAAaatcagtactctccaagcagaggttggttgaaaaaatcgtgaccttttctttTCATCCATTTTTTATCAACCGACTTTTCCACCAAAAAAAGTTGGTCGATAAAAAGCAAAGGAAAGTCACAATTTTTTccaacaacctctgcttggagagtacaaaatCAGCTCTTTAAGTATCATGTTATAACAGTAGCTAGTTGTTGTTCTTTATGCCATAGAAGTGCTTTACTAACTGATTCATCTTAGAAGCAATCATGTTTAAATGTGAAAATACTAACTCCTTGCAAAGCATTTGATTTTTCATTCTGGGAATAAAGCAAAACTTAAAGTACTCTCTTGTGTCCGTTTTGTTACAGTATATTTCATGTGAATGATATAGTCAATGTGTGCATGGTACATCCACACATGCTTGAGTCTCCCCAGAACACGAGTACATACACACAGGTCCTAGAGCTCAACACTGTCCACACATGTAaccacacctgtccctggtgttgaacaccacacacaggtaaacacagcTGTCCGTGGCACTGAACACCACACACAGGTAACtgcagctgtccctggtgctgaacaccacacacaggcaaagagacctgtccctggtgctgaacacaatccacacacaggtagCCACATCTGTCCCTAGTATTGGGCATCATTAgcaaacaggtaaacacacctgtccttggtgctgaacatcatccacacTAGTACAAGTAACCACAGCTGcccctagtgctgaacactatccacacaggTAAGCAAAGCTGTATCTGGTGCAGAACACGAAACACACACGTGAACACATCtggccctggtgctgaacaccatccacacacagatacatgtacaaagacatGTTGTTGGTTCTGAACACTTTCCAAACACGActtaacatacctgtccttggtgctgaacacgcgCACGCACCTGCCCATCTCCCACGCACACATGCCTTGATGACGCTACTTTGACGTCCACAGGGTTTGACACTTGTCATCCTGTCGTGTCCCTTATTAGCCCCGTGTGGCGCACTCGTGTCCATGACAACGTTCCTAATAGGCTTGCGGATGTCTGTCACACACCCCTAGGCCCTTCACTTCACTTAGGATCAAATTGATCTAATAGTTTATAATGACCCAGACAGGTTAAGCAGCGGATCTGAGAATAAACCTCTTCTTTATTCCGTGGTTGCTGAAAACGGACGTGTTGCTTTGTTGGTGGAAAAAATGAACCGATTCATCATATGCCTGTTACCAAGTCTACTGTTCTGGTGGACACCAATAGGTATGTGTTTTGCacttgtttttgtctgtttatttCGTCTGGCTTCAATAGCCACTGTGCAAGCATAGAGATTTGTAATTAGCATGCTCTAAAGAATATGATACGATAAAAGAGAATTTCGTAAGGCCTTTTACAACTATATGGATAAATACGAGTGAATACAATTATTTCATCATAGTAAGGACAAGACACATGAATATGGGTATCTAGAAAGTCGGGTTTAATCACCGTTTACACTTCAGTTTCTAACACCTAATGATTCTGTAATCTGTATGCCTATTTGTACACCGTATGGGTTATCTACTATCATAGTATCATTGAACCGATTTTTAGGATAAAGCATATTGAATTCGTTTGAGCAAGGAGACAGAAATATCATCGGAATAAGCGAGCCCCTCCATAAAAGGTTTCTCAAATTAGAAATGCATAAAAttattacttacatgtacatatgattaGCTGAAACATTGTCATGTTATCTTGTTCTCAGTGACTATTCTGCCTGTGTTGGAAGCCCGGCCAGTGACGGTCGGACCCATACACCAGACACACGAGGAGTCCACTACTGCTGTGTCACCTGATGATTCATACTGGACAGAATCTGGTGAGAAATCCCCCACGGCGTGACCATATGTTACTCGTTAGCTGCTACATAAACGATTAACGTCAAATGTGTTTCAATAATTACCACTAAAATGACTTAAGAAAATGGTTTCAGTATAAAGACGACCactataaaacaaaataatgcttcggtcaatggggaaaataatCTGAAGTACCACCAACTAGTCTTGTCTAAGAGTAACTATGACGACATGTTGATCGTGTATCCTACAATTCaatttgctgtggttttattaCACTCactgaatcactttgaagagaATATGTGAAAATCACCTGTTATTTCTGTACAATCAATGAACGAGAAAACGATTATATTTTGGAGATGATAATGATGTTTCCTGGTAAAGTATCATCAGCTCATAAAGCGAATGCACTTTAACATTGCTAGGATTGGATTCGACAACGGCCTTCTACAAAGTCCTCTTTGAGGAGAAACCCGACGGCGTCATTGACAACGTCACAATGGGTAAGTGGCAAATTGAATATCTATCGAGTTTtgacaaaatgatgaaaaattcaACTCAACTCTAACGTAAAACAAGATTCATTTGATTTTCAGCAGTTTTTAGTCTTCCTCAGGATAACTGAGGACCTACAGCTGATTACAAAGTTCGTCGTTCAGTGGGTCAAAGGTGGTTGGAAGTCGGTaccgccccccgtctctgttcaactGACATGAGCAACGGGTCAAATGTGGTTGGAAGTTGATGCTGGTGTTATGCTTTTCTGTTCATAGAATGTTGATGCGCTCTGGTGTGTTTCTGATATGGTTTGCATTACGAACAGCTGAAGGATGAAAATCTAATGTACAGCTACATCACAAGGGGTAGTCTAGGTACCACCCTCTGTAGTTACCACTGGCTCTACCTTTTTACTTGCTTATCGGAAACGGAAAGAAGAGAGCCAACGGTAACTACGGAGGGTAGTTCCAAAGAAACATGCGAGCCGCTCTATTCTCTCATGAAGGGTCTCGTGACCACTTGATATCCCGGTTTTGTTCCCCCCAAGNNNNNNNNNNNNNNNNNNNNNNNNNNNNNNNNNNNNNNNNNNNNNNNNNNNNNNNNNNNNNNNNNNNNNNNNNNNNNNNNNNNNNNNNNNNNNNNNNNNNNNNNNNNNNNNNNNNNNNNNNNNNNNNNNNNNNNNNNNNNNNNNNNNNNNNNNNNNNNNNNNNNNNNNNNNNNNNNNNNNNNNNNNNNNNNNNNNNNNNNNNNNNNNNNNNNNNNNNNNNNNNNNNNNNNNNNNNNNNNNNNNNNNNNNNNNNNNNNNNNNNNNNNNNNNNNNNNNNNNNNNNNNNNNNNNNNNNNNNNNNNNNNNNNNNNNNNNNNNNNNNNNNNNNNNNNNNNNNNNNNNNNNNNNNNNNNNNNNNNNNNNNNNNNNNNNNNNNNNNNNNNNNNNNNNNNNNNNNNNNNNNNNNNNNNNNNNNNNNNNNNNNNNNNNNNNNNNNNNNNNNNNNNNNNNNNNNNNNNNNNNNNNNNNNNNNNNNNNNNNNNNNNNNNNNNNNNNNNNNNNNNNNNNNNNNNNNNNNNNNNNNNNNNNNNNNNNNNNNNNNNNNNNNNNNNNNNNNNNNNNNNNNNNNNNNNNNNNNNNNNNNNNNNNNNNNNNNNNNNNNNNNNNNNNNNNNNNNNNNNNNNNNNNNNNNNNNNNNNNNNNNNNNNNNNNNNNNNNNNNNNNNNNNNNNNNNNNNNNNNNNNNNNNNNNNNNNNNNNNNNNNNNNNNNNNNNNNNN is a genomic window containing:
- the LOC118411335 gene encoding prolyl-tRNA synthetase associated domain-containing protein 1-like, with amino-acid sequence MAAGELGGRAELETELEKLGIQTETIEHPEVFTVEEMMKYVSHAPGAHSKNLFLRDKKKKNLWVLTILHNRQVNLGWLAKQLGAGSGGVRFADESIMLEKLGVGQGCVTPLALFNDKKGEIKFLLDADIAEGSHEKIFCHPMTNAASMGMSVQDFLKFVKATGHEPKLIQFEPLV